One window of Brachybacterium ginsengisoli genomic DNA carries:
- a CDS encoding SulP family inorganic anion transporter gives MTAPTVTQRLRTAAVRSRDLWPAREDYRLLRRTWRKDVLAGITVGIVALPLALGFGVSSGLTAEQGLVTAIVAGLLAAVFGGSNVQVSGPTGAMVVVLVPIVATYGAAAIAAVTLIAGVLVMATGLLRLGRIVSIIPWPVIEGFTLGIACIIFLQQVPLITSPHQAAPGEHSSNAVVAAGQSLAAADPVYLAWAAGAVVIVAACMLIAPRIHPSVPGSLIGIAVVAVLAALASSPLATIGTIPASLPAPSLPSIDPELLGVLLPAAATVAALAAIESLLSARVAGSMADTGAFDPDRELVGQGVASIGASLFGGMPATGAIARTSVSIRAGARTRAASIVHALVLLAVVYVASGPVGMIPLAALAGVLFMTAIRMVHTATVRSIMTSTRSDAWIFTITAIVTVSFDLIWAVLIGVALAAVVALRGAARTTGVALEPIQADPPSDLDSSIVAVRFQGPLFFVSAERVQETVMGVGTPSVVILRLARLERVDATGAQVLAQIVRSLERRGITVLIKGVRDSHSALFRRVGVLAALRHHKHLFVDFDGALEHARSHVAREREQV, from the coding sequence ATGACCGCCCCCACCGTGACCCAGCGCCTGCGCACCGCGGCCGTGCGCTCGCGCGACCTCTGGCCCGCCCGGGAGGACTACCGCCTCCTGCGCCGCACCTGGCGCAAGGACGTCCTGGCCGGCATCACCGTGGGCATCGTCGCGCTGCCGCTCGCGCTCGGCTTCGGGGTCAGCTCCGGCCTCACCGCCGAGCAGGGGCTGGTCACCGCGATCGTCGCCGGCCTGCTCGCCGCCGTGTTCGGCGGATCGAACGTGCAGGTCTCGGGGCCGACGGGCGCCATGGTGGTGGTGCTGGTGCCGATCGTGGCGACCTACGGAGCCGCCGCCATCGCCGCCGTGACCCTCATCGCGGGGGTGCTGGTCATGGCGACCGGCCTGCTGCGGCTGGGCCGCATCGTCTCGATCATCCCGTGGCCGGTGATCGAGGGGTTCACCCTCGGCATCGCCTGCATCATCTTCCTGCAGCAGGTCCCGCTGATCACCTCGCCGCATCAGGCGGCGCCGGGCGAGCACAGCTCCAACGCCGTGGTCGCCGCGGGGCAGTCCCTGGCCGCCGCGGACCCGGTGTACCTCGCCTGGGCCGCCGGCGCGGTCGTGATCGTCGCGGCCTGCATGCTGATCGCGCCCCGGATCCACCCCTCGGTGCCCGGCTCGCTCATCGGCATCGCCGTGGTCGCCGTGCTCGCCGCCCTGGCCTCCTCCCCGCTGGCCACGATCGGGACCATCCCCGCCTCCCTGCCCGCGCCGTCCCTGCCGAGCATCGACCCGGAGCTGCTGGGCGTGCTCCTGCCCGCCGCGGCCACCGTCGCGGCGCTGGCCGCGATCGAGTCGCTGCTCTCGGCCCGCGTGGCCGGCTCGATGGCGGACACCGGCGCCTTCGACCCCGACCGGGAGCTGGTGGGCCAGGGCGTCGCCTCGATCGGCGCCTCCCTCTTCGGCGGCATGCCCGCGACCGGGGCGATCGCCCGCACCTCGGTGTCGATCAGGGCCGGGGCACGCACCCGCGCCGCCTCGATCGTGCACGCGCTCGTGCTGCTCGCGGTGGTCTACGTCGCCTCCGGCCCGGTGGGGATGATCCCGCTGGCGGCCCTCGCCGGGGTGCTGTTCATGACCGCGATCCGCATGGTGCACACCGCGACGGTCCGCTCGATCATGACCTCCACCCGCTCGGACGCCTGGATCTTCACCATCACCGCAATCGTCACGGTCTCCTTCGACCTCATCTGGGCGGTGCTCATCGGCGTCGCGCTCGCGGCCGTGGTGGCGCTGCGCGGTGCGGCGCGCACCACCGGCGTGGCGCTCGAGCCGATCCAGGCCGATCCGCCCAGCGACCTGGACAGCTCGATCGTGGCGGTCCGCTTCCAGGGCCCGCTGTTCTTCGTCTCGGCCGAACGGGTTCAGGAGACGGTGATGGGCGTGGGCACGCCGAGCGTGGTGATCCTGCGCCTGGCCCGGCTGGAGCGCGTGGATGCCACCGGGGCGCAGGTGCTCGCGCAGATCGTGCGCAGCCTCGAGCGGCGCGGCATCACGGTGCTCATCAAGGGGGTGCGGGACAGCCACAGCGCCCTGTTCCGACGCGTCGGGGTGCTCGCGGCGCTGCGCCATCACAAGCATCTCTTCGTCGACTTCGACGGTGCGCTGGAGCACGCCCGCTCGCACGTCGCGCGCGAGCGGGAGCAGGTCTGA
- a CDS encoding thermonuclease family protein, with protein sequence MGTCSESSRTAIRASRWRALRAAVVIGVLAVGAAACEVIGGADDRTGQVVRIVDGDTLIALVDGEETTIRLLNIDTPETKDPDMPVQCLGPEATAFLEERLPAGTEIELDYDEERLDPYDRTLAAVYESDSLINVEIAAAGLGVPVYFAPNDRFLPEVEEASRTAQEEERGLFSEEIECTIPSLLQAQSAAVEVIPATVTGDPADALAGATSVLGEVDVFIAAISVDALPTSSNAVLASPRVESFVKGVREEASDVRRRAVSAEDTLAELNREYDEEQERLEQERLEREEEERKQREEEERRQQEEERRQQEEEERQERQREQEVREQEEEERSNPPKAPEKEPSGSSSSMKKSSGSSSSGSSSSGGSSSNSGSGDSSESGGSSGSGCVPYGPEIPYSDDGGYTGKRHGMPGGKTFRKCS encoded by the coding sequence ATGGGTACATGCAGCGAGTCGTCGAGGACGGCGATCAGGGCGTCGCGCTGGCGCGCGCTCCGCGCGGCAGTCGTCATCGGAGTCCTCGCGGTGGGTGCAGCCGCATGCGAGGTCATCGGAGGAGCCGACGACCGCACGGGTCAGGTGGTGCGCATAGTGGACGGTGACACGCTGATCGCGCTGGTGGACGGTGAGGAGACTACAATCCGCCTGCTCAACATCGACACTCCGGAGACGAAGGATCCCGATATGCCGGTCCAGTGCCTCGGTCCGGAGGCGACCGCCTTCCTCGAGGAGCGTCTGCCGGCGGGCACCGAGATCGAGCTCGACTACGACGAGGAACGACTGGACCCCTACGACCGCACCCTTGCAGCGGTCTATGAATCCGACTCCCTGATCAACGTGGAGATCGCGGCCGCGGGTCTCGGCGTCCCCGTGTACTTCGCCCCCAACGACCGCTTCCTTCCCGAGGTCGAAGAAGCGTCTCGTACCGCACAGGAAGAGGAAAGGGGCCTCTTCTCGGAAGAGATCGAGTGCACCATTCCCTCCCTTCTCCAGGCGCAGAGCGCCGCGGTAGAGGTGATTCCCGCCACCGTCACCGGCGATCCGGCCGATGCGCTCGCCGGCGCCACCTCAGTCCTCGGTGAGGTGGATGTGTTCATCGCGGCGATCTCCGTCGACGCGCTGCCCACCTCGTCGAACGCCGTGCTCGCGAGCCCTCGTGTCGAGAGCTTCGTGAAGGGCGTTCGCGAGGAGGCCTCGGATGTCCGTCGTCGGGCGGTGTCCGCAGAGGACACGCTCGCAGAGCTCAATCGCGAGTACGACGAGGAGCAGGAACGCCTTGAGCAGGAGCGCCTGGAGCGCGAGGAAGAGGAGCGCAAGCAGCGCGAAGAGGAGGAGCGCAGGCAGCAGGAGGAGGAGCGCAGGCAGCAGGAGGAGGAAGAGCGCCAGGAGAGGCAGCGGGAACAGGAAGTGCGGGAGCAGGAAGAGGAGGAGCGGAGCAACCCGCCCAAGGCGCCGGAGAAGGAGCCCTCGGGGAGCTCGTCCTCGATGAAGAAGTCGTCCGGCTCGTCGTCGAGCGGCTCCTCATCCAGTGGCGGCTCATCGAGTAACTCAGGATCCGGGGACTCCTCAGAGTCTGGAGGTTCCTCCGGGTCCGGCTGTGTTCCGTACGGCCCTGAGATCCCCTACTCGGATGACGGCGGCTACACGGGCAAACGGCATGGCATGCCCGGAGGCAAGACCTTCCGCAAGTGCAGCTGA
- a CDS encoding class I SAM-dependent methyltransferase — translation MPASAKHDLAQELAPLEGVGSSITYREVEALLRAAGWTDCGAGDWASALVSPSGDLVARISPFDPVGPFTARLYEQAAGTGRTPRLHLHRLLSGGADLQVMERLLPVPSEEAATFLEQVARQEPELAAVVRRVHEEAQQALAWCGPLDTNPSNVMRSTDGQLVMIDPYYADGPNLYAQAGEDPDRFVTTIPASRRHHLTEIPLTESGPWPAAEREALAQSLLEADRRRAEQLITEAAAADVDGWGFGHLDGRAAEERPEWGYVGLLAEAVAQAGVAIDLDTGGGEVLGECPQLAAEQHVTESWAPNAERARRLLGPRGVQVHETAPGGPIPLADGAADLVTSRHPVAPDWPEIARVLAPGGEYLGQHVGPTSAFALIEHFIGPTTEAQRRGRHPEDETAAAEAAGLEITELRTARLRMEFLDVGAVVWILRKCVWWVPDFDVDRYREQLRTMDAIIRHEGRFVAHSTRHLIRARRR, via the coding sequence ATGCCCGCATCGGCGAAGCATGACCTCGCGCAGGAGCTGGCCCCACTCGAAGGCGTCGGCAGCTCCATCACGTACCGAGAGGTCGAAGCGCTGCTGCGCGCGGCGGGGTGGACGGACTGCGGGGCGGGCGACTGGGCCTCCGCCCTCGTCTCCCCGAGCGGCGACCTCGTGGCACGCATCAGCCCCTTCGACCCCGTCGGACCGTTCACCGCGCGGCTGTACGAGCAGGCCGCAGGGACCGGCAGGACGCCGCGCCTGCACCTGCACCGCCTGCTGTCCGGGGGCGCCGACCTGCAGGTCATGGAGCGGCTGCTGCCTGTCCCCTCCGAGGAGGCGGCGACGTTCCTGGAGCAGGTCGCGCGCCAGGAGCCCGAGCTCGCCGCGGTGGTGCGGCGCGTGCACGAGGAGGCTCAGCAGGCTCTGGCCTGGTGCGGCCCGCTGGACACGAACCCCTCGAACGTCATGCGCTCGACCGACGGACAGCTGGTGATGATCGACCCCTATTACGCCGACGGCCCGAACCTCTACGCGCAGGCCGGCGAGGACCCCGACCGGTTCGTCACCACGATCCCCGCCTCCCGGCGCCACCACCTCACGGAGATCCCGCTGACGGAGTCCGGGCCGTGGCCGGCCGCGGAGCGGGAGGCGCTCGCACAGTCGCTGCTCGAGGCCGACCGCCGCCGGGCGGAGCAGCTGATCACCGAGGCCGCAGCGGCCGACGTGGACGGCTGGGGCTTCGGCCACCTGGACGGCCGCGCCGCCGAGGAGCGGCCGGAGTGGGGCTACGTCGGGCTGCTCGCCGAAGCGGTCGCGCAGGCCGGCGTCGCGATCGACCTCGACACCGGCGGCGGCGAGGTGCTGGGCGAGTGCCCGCAGCTCGCCGCCGAGCAGCACGTGACCGAGTCCTGGGCGCCGAACGCGGAGCGGGCCCGCCGGCTGCTGGGACCGCGAGGCGTCCAGGTGCACGAGACCGCGCCGGGCGGCCCGATCCCGCTCGCCGACGGCGCCGCGGACCTCGTCACCTCACGCCACCCGGTCGCCCCGGACTGGCCGGAGATCGCCCGCGTGCTCGCACCGGGCGGCGAGTACCTCGGCCAGCACGTCGGCCCCACCTCGGCGTTCGCGCTGATCGAGCACTTCATCGGCCCCACCACCGAGGCGCAGCGCCGCGGCCGCCACCCCGAGGACGAGACGGCCGCGGCGGAGGCGGCCGGGCTCGAGATCACCGAGCTGCGCACCGCGCGGCTGCGGATGGAGTTCCTCGACGTGGGCGCCGTGGTGTGGATCCTGCGCAAGTGCGTGTGGTGGGTGCCGGACTTCGACGTGGACCGGTACCGCGAGCAGCTGCGCACGATGGACGCGATCATCCGGCACGAGGGCCGCTTCGTCGCGCACTCCACCCGGCACCTGATCCGGGCCCGCCGACGCTGA
- a CDS encoding aldo/keto reductase, protein MEYVKLGQSGLEVSRLCLGAMGFGDRERWIHQWVLDEEASRPVIKHALDAGITFFDTANVYSLGRSEEILGKALVDYAKRDEIVLATKVHGQMHEGPNGGGLSRKAILSEVENSLRRLGTDYIDLYIIHRWDPTVPIEETMRALDDVVRSGKVRYIGASAMFAWQFLQAQHVAEVNGWTTFISMQNHLNLLYREEEREMMPLLRELGVGSTPYSPLAAGRLTRDWTADTERARTDQTAKSKYDSTEDTDRQIVQEVARIAESRGVERVHVALAWLLAQQPVTAPIIGATKTGHIDSALGALDLELTAEEIAALEAPYVPHEVVGALTSR, encoded by the coding sequence ATGGAGTACGTGAAGCTCGGACAGAGCGGACTGGAGGTCTCGCGACTGTGCCTCGGCGCGATGGGCTTCGGCGATCGCGAGCGGTGGATCCACCAGTGGGTGCTGGACGAGGAGGCCTCGCGGCCTGTCATCAAGCACGCGCTGGATGCTGGCATCACCTTCTTCGACACCGCGAACGTCTACTCGCTGGGCCGCAGCGAGGAGATCCTCGGCAAGGCGCTGGTCGACTACGCGAAGCGGGACGAGATCGTGCTGGCCACCAAGGTGCACGGACAGATGCACGAGGGCCCCAACGGCGGCGGCCTCTCCCGCAAGGCGATCCTCTCCGAGGTCGAGAACAGCCTGCGCCGCCTCGGCACCGACTACATCGACCTCTACATCATCCACCGCTGGGACCCCACCGTCCCGATCGAGGAGACGATGCGGGCGTTGGATGACGTGGTGCGCTCCGGCAAGGTCCGCTACATCGGCGCCTCGGCGATGTTCGCCTGGCAGTTCCTGCAGGCCCAGCACGTCGCCGAGGTGAACGGATGGACCACGTTCATCTCCATGCAGAACCACCTCAACCTCCTCTACCGCGAGGAGGAGCGGGAGATGATGCCGCTGCTGCGCGAGCTCGGCGTCGGCTCCACGCCGTACAGCCCGCTCGCCGCCGGTCGCCTCACCCGCGACTGGACGGCGGACACCGAGCGCGCCCGCACGGATCAGACCGCGAAGTCGAAGTACGACTCGACGGAGGACACCGATCGGCAGATCGTCCAGGAGGTGGCCCGGATCGCGGAGAGCCGCGGCGTGGAGCGCGTGCACGTGGCCCTCGCCTGGCTGCTCGCCCAGCAGCCCGTGACCGCTCCCATCATCGGCGCCACGAAGACGGGGCACATCGACTCGGCCCTCGGTGCGCTCGACCTCGAGCTCACCGCCGAGGAGATCGCCGCGCTCGAGGCCCCGTACGTGCCGCATGAGGTGGTCGGTGCGTTGACCAGCCGCTGA
- a CDS encoding GNAT family N-acetyltransferase: MTLRELDEETASLLSATSPTWAAAVPSWQESMRAGRSTVLVTLLDGAPVGVAQLLHADIPEVRNVGVLEEHRGRGIGTALVREAEHRALPAGRLRLGVGLDNPQARRLYERLGYRAVGDPVTTTYEYVDADGVRRTATETDQMMEKALTSP, encoded by the coding sequence GTGACCCTCCGCGAGCTCGACGAGGAGACGGCCTCGCTGCTCTCGGCGACGAGCCCGACCTGGGCCGCCGCGGTCCCCTCCTGGCAGGAGAGCATGCGCGCCGGCAGGAGCACGGTGCTGGTCACCCTCCTCGATGGAGCACCCGTCGGGGTCGCCCAGCTGCTCCACGCCGACATCCCCGAGGTCCGCAACGTGGGCGTCCTGGAGGAGCATCGGGGTCGCGGGATCGGCACGGCCCTGGTGCGCGAGGCAGAACATCGTGCGCTCCCCGCAGGACGGCTCCGGCTGGGCGTCGGGCTGGACAATCCGCAGGCCCGGCGGCTGTACGAGCGCCTCGGCTACCGGGCCGTCGGTGATCCGGTCACCACGACCTACGAGTACGTCGACGCCGACGGCGTGCGCCGCACGGCGACCGAGACGGACCAGATGATGGAGAAGGCGCTCACGTCGCCGTGA
- a CDS encoding FAD/NAD(P)-binding protein → MNIPMVSTRLTIVGGGPRAIGVLERLVANAAHPAQGPLHVDIVDPHMPGAGRIWRADESPLLLMNSRAADVSIYPDDTVDCEGPIHAGPSLAEWAEGIRLGTIEAPTAGTERLAEIEALQATDFPSRRVQALYLEWFFGQVLSRLPRALTVTVHRTTATAVHRAPDGTWGVELEDREPLRADLLLLAAGHTDSRPDATRHQLAAFARRHGGTYLAPSQASDAQLELVAPGQDVVVRGMGLAFIDLMALLTEGRGGEFVPEPLPGEPGRLAYRPSGREPRLWVGSRRGVPYHSKVRDEGEPTGIGALEHVTPENLRAREDADGLLDFRADVVPLIAAEIHRWVPDAPAPEPGEEPLAWLDDPLGWLHGDAHPRVTRDAVVRHIEQDLLSRTRGEVTSARTLFQLLLRLHGALVDQLPAARLRGGAAGGYPRWWHSLFSFVDSGPPPHRLHQLLALERAGVVHLLGPRVRVRADESTGLFTARGAAGVSVSAGALVDAFLPEPSLVESTNPLLRELVTGGDAAVGRESIASPGTLEVDDRHRVIAPDGTAQERLWAVGPWTSELPIGAFARPRTNAPCHRRNDALARDLLAASLTPGADGSVHAQPVTSGVRAARLPRLGVLGPGKIGSALTRTALRRGVEVSVTGRAPAAALAVRLPGAHPVGLEALAASSDVVAITVPLHVALALDPAAFQDVVVIDATNPWGEADAAAVAAARAAIGEGGDLLSTSELLAARLPGAQVVKTLNHIGYHDVEDHGREDGDPRRRAIAVAADDPRAAESVGRLLHRIGYEPVAVGTLAEGRELEPGAGLFSGWSTRDELRARREQLVRVA, encoded by the coding sequence ATGAACATCCCGATGGTGAGCACGCGCCTGACGATCGTCGGCGGCGGGCCTCGGGCGATCGGCGTGCTCGAGCGGCTCGTCGCCAACGCCGCCCATCCCGCGCAGGGACCTCTGCACGTGGACATCGTGGATCCGCACATGCCTGGCGCCGGGCGCATCTGGCGCGCGGACGAGAGCCCGCTGCTGCTGATGAACTCGCGCGCGGCCGACGTCTCCATCTATCCCGACGACACCGTCGACTGCGAGGGTCCGATCCATGCCGGTCCCTCGCTCGCCGAGTGGGCCGAGGGGATCCGCCTGGGCACCATCGAGGCGCCCACCGCGGGCACCGAGCGCCTCGCCGAGATCGAGGCGCTGCAGGCCACCGACTTCCCGAGCCGCCGCGTGCAGGCCCTCTACCTCGAGTGGTTCTTCGGCCAGGTCCTCTCGCGCCTGCCGCGCGCCCTCACCGTCACCGTGCACCGCACCACCGCCACCGCCGTCCATCGCGCACCGGACGGCACCTGGGGCGTCGAGCTCGAGGACCGCGAGCCCCTGCGCGCCGACCTCCTGCTCCTGGCCGCCGGGCACACCGACTCCCGCCCCGACGCCACCCGGCACCAGCTCGCCGCCTTCGCCCGCCGCCACGGCGGCACCTACCTCGCGCCCTCCCAGGCCTCCGATGCGCAGCTCGAGCTGGTGGCCCCCGGCCAGGACGTCGTGGTGCGCGGCATGGGGCTGGCCTTCATCGATCTCATGGCGCTGCTCACCGAGGGGCGCGGCGGCGAGTTCGTCCCGGAGCCGCTGCCGGGGGAGCCCGGCCGCCTCGCCTACCGGCCCTCGGGCCGCGAGCCTCGGCTCTGGGTGGGGTCGCGTCGCGGCGTGCCCTACCACTCGAAGGTGCGCGACGAGGGCGAGCCCACCGGGATCGGCGCTCTCGAGCACGTCACGCCCGAGAACCTCCGCGCTCGCGAGGACGCCGACGGACTGCTCGACTTCCGCGCCGACGTGGTGCCGCTGATCGCCGCCGAGATCCACCGCTGGGTGCCCGATGCCCCGGCGCCGGAGCCGGGGGAGGAGCCGCTGGCCTGGCTCGACGATCCTCTGGGCTGGCTCCACGGGGATGCCCATCCGCGCGTCACCCGCGACGCGGTGGTGCGCCACATCGAGCAGGACCTGCTCTCGCGCACCCGGGGCGAGGTCACCTCCGCCCGCACCCTGTTCCAGCTGTTGCTGCGCCTGCACGGCGCGCTCGTGGACCAGCTGCCCGCGGCACGGCTGCGCGGCGGCGCCGCCGGCGGCTACCCGCGCTGGTGGCACTCGCTGTTCAGCTTCGTCGACTCCGGCCCGCCGCCGCACCGCCTGCACCAGCTGCTCGCCCTCGAGCGCGCCGGCGTGGTCCACCTGCTGGGCCCGCGCGTGCGGGTCCGGGCCGACGAGTCCACCGGGCTCTTCACCGCCCGCGGTGCCGCAGGCGTCAGCGTGAGCGCCGGGGCGCTCGTGGATGCCTTCCTGCCCGAGCCCTCTCTCGTCGAGTCCACGAACCCGCTGCTGCGGGAGCTCGTGACCGGCGGGGATGCGGCAGTCGGGCGGGAGTCGATCGCCTCACCCGGAACCCTCGAGGTCGACGACCGCCACCGTGTGATCGCGCCCGACGGCACGGCGCAGGAGCGCCTGTGGGCCGTCGGCCCCTGGACCTCCGAGCTGCCCATCGGCGCCTTCGCCCGCCCCCGCACCAACGCCCCCTGCCACCGCCGCAACGACGCCCTGGCCCGCGACCTCCTCGCGGCCTCGCTGACCCCCGGCGCCGACGGGTCGGTCCACGCGCAGCCCGTCACCTCGGGCGTCCGCGCCGCCCGACTCCCGCGGCTCGGCGTGCTCGGTCCCGGGAAGATCGGCAGCGCTCTGACCCGCACGGCGCTGCGCCGCGGCGTCGAGGTCTCCGTGACCGGTCGCGCCCCCGCCGCCGCCCTCGCCGTCCGGCTGCCCGGAGCGCATCCCGTGGGTCTCGAGGCCCTGGCCGCGTCCTCGGACGTCGTCGCCATCACCGTTCCCCTGCATGTCGCGCTCGCCCTGGACCCCGCCGCGTTCCAGGACGTGGTCGTGATCGATGCGACCAACCCCTGGGGCGAGGCCGATGCCGCCGCCGTGGCCGCCGCGCGCGCCGCGATCGGGGAGGGCGGCGACCTGCTCTCCACGAGCGAGCTGCTGGCCGCCCGTCTGCCCGGTGCACAGGTGGTCAAGACCCTGAACCACATCGGCTATCACGACGTCGAGGACCACGGCCGGGAGGACGGCGACCCGCGCCGCCGAGCGATCGCGGTCGCGGCCGACGACCCCCGCGCCGCCGAGTCCGTCGGCCGCCTGCTGCACCGGATCGGCTACGAGCCCGTCGCGGTGGGCACCCTCGCCGAGGGCCGCGAGCTCGAGCCCGGCGCCGGGCTGTTCAGCGGATGGAGCACGCGCGACGAGCTCCGGGCCCGCAGGGAGCAGCTGGTGCGGGTGGCCTGA
- a CDS encoding ArsR/SmtB family transcription factor: MPLSQSQRPLYEVKANLFKGLAHPYRIRILELLADADEVSVAALQSDTELEASHLSQHLSVLRRHHLVVSERRASHVYYRLADPRIRELLAVARALLLTMLSSDSDRLDAAQSLPAIGASQR; encoded by the coding sequence ATGCCGCTATCCCAGAGCCAGCGCCCCCTCTACGAGGTCAAGGCCAATCTCTTCAAGGGCCTCGCCCACCCGTACCGGATCCGGATCCTCGAGCTGCTCGCCGACGCCGACGAGGTCAGCGTCGCCGCCCTCCAGTCGGACACCGAGCTCGAGGCCTCCCACCTCTCCCAGCACCTGTCGGTGCTGCGCCGTCACCACCTGGTGGTCTCCGAGCGCCGCGCGAGCCACGTCTACTACCGCCTCGCCGATCCGCGGATCCGCGAGCTGCTCGCGGTGGCCCGCGCCCTCCTGCTGACGATGCTCAGCAGCGACAGCGACCGGCTGGACGCCGCACAGAGCCTGCCCGCGATCGGAGCGTCGCAGCGATGA
- a CDS encoding ornithine cyclodeaminase, producing MISLSDDQVRDLLPSPERAVELMHETLLALAGGSASVTPKSQVVHEPGGFANAMPAAWPERGLLGVKWVVVTPSNREHGREMIGGLMVLSGADGSTRATMDAAELTALRTAAVTGASLALDDRPIAFLGTGVQARSHARVIEALGRGPLTVWGRRADALEALRAWCAEHTPDLELRTTTGRAAALAGAGVVISGLPIGLQDSALSPGDVAPDATLLPIDYASVAGAEISRTGTVVADDPEQFESLRPLKHGEDYPRATGATGDLLRDGRPDGLVVAQNLGSGLGDVVLADVVARGAGA from the coding sequence ATGATCTCCCTCAGCGACGACCAGGTGCGCGACCTCCTTCCCTCCCCGGAGCGGGCGGTGGAACTGATGCACGAGACCCTGCTCGCCCTCGCCGGCGGCAGCGCCTCCGTGACGCCGAAGTCCCAGGTGGTCCACGAGCCGGGTGGTTTCGCGAACGCCATGCCGGCGGCGTGGCCCGAGCGGGGCCTGCTCGGCGTGAAGTGGGTGGTGGTCACCCCGTCGAACCGGGAGCACGGGCGCGAGATGATCGGCGGGCTGATGGTGCTCTCCGGCGCCGACGGCTCCACGCGCGCCACCATGGACGCGGCGGAGCTGACGGCCCTGCGCACCGCCGCGGTCACCGGTGCCTCCCTCGCGCTCGACGACCGGCCGATCGCCTTCCTCGGCACCGGGGTGCAGGCCCGGTCGCACGCCCGCGTGATCGAGGCGCTCGGCCGCGGGCCGCTGACCGTCTGGGGTCGGCGGGCCGACGCGCTCGAGGCGCTGCGGGCCTGGTGCGCGGAGCACACCCCCGACCTCGAGCTGCGTACCACCACCGGTCGAGCGGCCGCCCTCGCCGGTGCCGGCGTCGTGATCAGCGGGCTGCCGATCGGGCTGCAGGACTCGGCCCTCTCCCCCGGGGATGTCGCCCCGGACGCGACCCTGCTGCCGATCGACTACGCCTCCGTCGCCGGTGCGGAGATCTCCCGCACCGGGACCGTGGTGGCCGACGATCCCGAGCAGTTCGAGTCCCTGCGCCCGCTCAAGCACGGCGAGGACTACCCGCGGGCGACGGGCGCGACCGGGGACCTGCTGCGGGACGGCCGACCGGACGGACTGGTCGTCGCCCAGAACCTCGGCTCGGGCCTCGGCGACGTGGTGCTCGCCGACGTCGTCGCGCGCGGGGCGGGGGCGTGA
- a CDS encoding DUF2087 domain-containing protein: MSSPRDLSTPLGRARMLLAMLAVPKLRAGIGRMLAGDGAPEAPDVHGPLSQLDWLGADGQVDDAALRESAEAIALMRSSEAILEVSRLDGIPVKTEESRQVSGRIARIVFERVGAERTLTEGELNAAIAMFAADVALVRRDAVDSGVLERSTDGAAYRLAAD, from the coding sequence ATGTCCTCCCCCCGCGATCTCTCGACCCCGCTGGGCCGTGCCCGGATGCTCCTGGCGATGCTGGCCGTGCCGAAGCTGCGCGCCGGGATCGGGCGGATGCTCGCCGGCGACGGCGCCCCCGAGGCTCCGGACGTGCACGGCCCGCTGTCCCAGCTGGACTGGCTCGGGGCGGACGGCCAGGTCGACGACGCCGCGCTGCGCGAGAGCGCGGAGGCGATCGCTCTGATGCGCTCGTCGGAGGCGATCCTCGAGGTGAGCCGGCTCGACGGGATCCCTGTGAAGACCGAGGAGTCCCGGCAGGTCAGCGGACGCATCGCCCGGATCGTCTTCGAGCGGGTCGGAGCGGAGCGGACTCTCACCGAGGGCGAGCTGAACGCCGCGATCGCGATGTTCGCCGCGGACGTCGCGCTGGTGCGGCGGGACGCCGTGGACTCCGGAGTGCTCGAGCGGTCCACGGACGGCGCGGCGTACCGCCTGGCGGCGGACTGA